The region GCATGAAATCGTCGATGGCAGCGCCTTCTTTGAGAAACTCAGGGTTGGACACCACGTCGAATTCCAGCCTGGCCCCCCGTTGTGCCAAAGTCTCGTGAACCGCCGCGCGCACTTTGTCGGCGGTGCCCACGGGCACTGTGGATTTGTTGACGATAATGCGGTAGTCGTCCATGTGCTCGCCCACGGAACGGGCCACGGCGAGCACGTACTGCAAATCGGCGGAGCCGTCCTCGTCCGGCGGCGTGCCCACGGCGATGAACTGGAACAGGCCGTGGGCCACCCCTTCGGCCACACCGGTGGTAAAACGCAGGCGGCCGGTGCCGCTGTTTTTGGCGACAAGGTTCTCCAGGCCGGGTTCGAAGATAGGGATTTGCCCGTTTTGCAGCAGTTGGATTTTGCGCTCATCGATGTCGACGCAGAGCACCTCGTTGCCGACTTCAGCCAGGCACGCACCGGTCACCAGTCCAACGTAGCCCGAACCAAAAATTGTCACTTTCATTGTGTTTCCTGACGTTCTTTGAGACGTTTCCCTGCCACGCCGGTTATCCCCGGCGCCCGTCACGAACTGTAAAAAAAACCAATACGGCCGAATAAATTAGCGGCGCAGTGCGGCGGCAAGAATAGCAAATCCCCAAGGGTAACGTCACCGCTGCCGGAAATTGTGAGAAAATGCTTAAGTCCATCCTCATGTCAGGCAGGTGACGCCGTGGGCGGGTCGCTTCATAAATTGCTGGAACATCCGGAATTCAGGGAGGGCGACTTTTGGTCCCGCCGGCATTTGAAGGCCAATCAGACCGTGTTCACCGAAGGCGAGGACTCGCGGGATGTCTACCTCATCCTGGACGGCACCGTGCGGGTGGTGGGCAATGTGGACCTGGACGCGGAGCGCACGGTGCATCCCGGCTTCAGTGACCTGGGTGCCGGCCAGGTGTTCGGCGAACTGCCCTTGTTTGACCACGAACCGCGCTCGGCCACGGTGGTGGCCCTGACAGACAGTGAGCTGGCGGTGATGGCGGGAGAGCGCCTGTTGGTGTTTTTGGACGATCACCCCGAACTGGGGTATCCCATATTCAAAGAATTGATTTATACCTTGGTGGGGCGTTTGCGTCAGGCCAACCGGCGGGTGTTTTCCCTGTTTGCCTGGGGGCTCAGAAAACGTGGTATCGACCAGCACATGTGAGCGTGCCCGCCGCCCTGGCCGGGAACGCTGATGTCGGCCGGGCTGCCGGCACCACAAGCCAAAACACGGACGCATTAGGGAGAGAGCGTTGATCAAGCTATTCGGCCATTTTGTGCCGCGGTCTTTTTTCGTACTCGGACTGGTGGAGTTC is a window of Gammaproteobacteria bacterium DNA encoding:
- a CDS encoding UDP-glucose/GDP-mannose dehydrogenase family protein — its product is MKVTIFGSGYVGLVTGACLAEVGNEVLCVDIDERKIQLLQNGQIPIFEPGLENLVAKNSGTGRLRFTTGVAEGVAHGLFQFIAVGTPPDEDGSADLQYVLAVARSVGEHMDDYRIIVNKSTVPVGTADKVRAAVHETLAQRGARLEFDVVSNPEFLKEGAAIDDFMRPDRIIVGTDNPRTTELLRALYAPFNRNHERLIAMDIRSAELTKYAANA
- a CDS encoding cyclic nucleotide-binding domain-containing protein translates to MRPNKLAAQCGGKNSKSPRVTSPLPEIVRKCLSPSSCQAGDAVGGSLHKLLEHPEFREGDFWSRRHLKANQTVFTEGEDSRDVYLILDGTVRVVGNVDLDAERTVHPGFSDLGAGQVFGELPLFDHEPRSATVVALTDSELAVMAGERLLVFLDDHPELGYPIFKELIYTLVGRLRQANRRVFSLFAWGLRKRGIDQHM